From the Daucus carota subsp. sativus chromosome 8, DH1 v3.0, whole genome shotgun sequence genome, one window contains:
- the LOC108199429 gene encoding pto-interacting protein 1-like, which translates to MSCFGCCPEDDMQKTADNGPMTNHAAGNNGAYRARETVPKDTQTIDVQPINVSALQVDELKDITDNFGTKALIGEGSYGRVYHGVLKNGQAAAIKKLDSSKQPDQEFLAQVSMVSRLKHDNVVELLGYCVDGGLRVLAYEFASNGSLHDILHGRKGVKDAQPGPVLSWPQRVKIAVGAAKGLEYLHEKAQPHTIHRNIKSSNVLLFDDDVAKVADFDLSNQAPDMAARLHSTRVLGTFGYHAPEYAMTGQLSSKSDVYSFGVVLLELLTGRKPVDHTLPRGQQSLVTWATPRLSEDKVKQCVDTRLSGEYPPKAVAKMAAVAALCVQYEADFRPNMSIVVKALQPLLNARAGPPSAS; encoded by the exons ATGAGCTGCTTTGGCTGTTGCCCAGAAGATGATATGCAAAAGACTGCTGATAATGGACCTATGACAAATCATGCAGCAG GTAATAATGGAGCTTATCGTGCCAGAGAGACAGTACCAAAAGACACACAGACAATTGATGTACAGCCTATAAATGTCTCCGCACTTCAAGTGGATGAGTTGAAAGATATAACAGACAACTTTGGTACAAAGGCTTTAATTGGTGAGGGATCATATGGAAGAGTATATCACGGAGTCTTGAAAAATGGACAGGCTGCagcaataaaaaaattagactcCAGTAAGCAACCAGACCAAGAATTCTTAGCACAG GTTTCTATGGTATCAAGGCTAAAGCATGATAATGTTGTGGAGCTACTTGGCTATTGTGTGGACGGAGGTCTTCGTGTGCTTGCCTATGAGTTTGCTTCAAATGGATCCCTTCATGATATTCTTCATG GAAGAAAAGGTGTCAAAGATGCTCAGCCAGGTCCAGTTCTGTCATGGCCACAAAGAGTTAAGATTGCTGTTGGGGCAGCGAAGGGACTTGAGTACTTACATGAGAAGGCACAACCTCATACTATTCATCGTAATATAAAGTCCAGCAatgttttactttttgatgatgaTGTAGCTAAGGTTGCCGACTTTGATCTGTCAAATCAAGCACCTGACATGGCAGCACGTCTTCACTCTACTCGTGTTCTTGGAACTTTTGGTTATCATGCTCCTGA ATATGCAATGACTGGACAGCTGAGTTCAAAAAGTGATGTATACAGCTTTGGTGTGGTCCTACTTGAGCTCTTGACTGGTCGTAAACCTGTAGATCATACATTACCGCGAGGGCAGCAGAGTCTAGTGACATGG GCAACTCCAAGACTGAGTGAAGACAAGGTTAAGCAGTGTGTTGATACAAGACTTAGCGGGGAATACCCGCCCAAGGCAGTTGCCAAG ATGGCTGCAGTCGCTGCCCTGTGTGTACAATACGAAGCTGATTTCCGGCCAAACATGAGTATTGTTGTCAAGGCGCTCCAACCACTATTAAATGCTCGAGCTGGCCCTCCTAGTGCCTCCTAG